The following are encoded together in the Canis aureus isolate CA01 chromosome 30, VMU_Caureus_v.1.0, whole genome shotgun sequence genome:
- the LOC144302059 gene encoding uncharacterized protein LOC144302059, whose translation MAASTLSVCSSDLSYGGRVCLPGSGDSCPDPSWQVDDCPESYCEPPCCAPASCLTLLCTPASCVSSPCPPACPGSCQPSCGSCSPCQEGCASPCCQQSSCQPSCCSSSPCQEDSCVSVCCKPVCCTPVCCKPVCCTPVCCKPVCCTPVCCKPVCCTPVCCKPVCCEASPCSASPCCQQSSCQPSCCSSSPCQEDSCVSVCCKPVCCTSICCKPVCYTPVCCQASPCCQPSPCRPSSCVSLLCRPVCRPACCATPSPCLPSCCPQTSSMSLLCRPVCSR comes from the exons ATGGCCGCCTCCACCCTGTCCGTCTGCTCCAGCGACCTGAGCTACGGCGGCCGCGTCTGCCTGCCCGGCTCCGGCGACTCCTGCCCCGACCCCTCCTGGCAGGTGGACGACTGTCCCGAGAGCTACTGCGAGCCCCCCTGCTGCGCCCCGGCCTCCTGCCTGAccctcctctgcacccctgcGAGCTGCGtgtccagcccctgcccaccagcCTGCCCCGGCTCCTGCCAGCCCTCGTGCGGCAGCTGCTCCCCCTGCCAGGAGGGCTGCG cctccccctgctgccagcaATCTAGCTGCCAGCCGTCCTGCTgcagctcctccccctgccaggaagacagctgtgtgtctgtctgctgcaagccTGTCTGCTGCACCCCCGTGtgctgcaagcccgtgtgctgcacccctgtctgctgcaagcccgtgtgctgcacccccgtctgctgcaagcccgtctgctgcacccctgtctgctgcaagcccgtctGCTGTGAGGCCTCCCCTTGCTCAgcctccccctgctgccagcaGTCTAGCTGCCAGCCCTCTTGCTgcagctcctccccctgccaggaagacagctgtgtgtctgtctgctgcaagccTGTCTGCTGCACCTCCATCTGCTGCAAGCCCGTCTGCTACACCCCCGTCTGCTGCCAGgcctccccctgctgccagcccagcccctgcagaCCATCCTCCTGCGTGTCCCTCCTCTGCCGCCCCGTGTGCAGGCCCGCCTGCtgcgccaccccctccccctgcctgcccagcTGCTGCCCCCAGACCTCCAGCATGTCCCTGCTGTGCCGCCCCGTGTGCTCCCGCTGA